A genome region from Micromonospora peucetia includes the following:
- a CDS encoding DUF4442 domain-containing protein, which yields MTIDSRQVAAGILEAVPFARTLGIEFVEVAPEAESGVRVTVRLPDSPATHNHVGGPHAGAMFTLGETASGAVVLAAFGQLLDRATPLAVRAEIAYRKLALGPVRATARLDRPVAEVVAELESGRRPEFPVRVEIATEEGKPTGEMTVVWTLRPN from the coding sequence ATGACCATCGACTCACGCCAGGTGGCGGCCGGCATTCTGGAGGCCGTACCGTTCGCCCGTACGCTCGGCATCGAATTCGTCGAGGTGGCCCCCGAGGCGGAGAGCGGGGTGCGGGTGACCGTCCGGCTGCCCGACTCGCCGGCCACCCACAACCACGTCGGTGGGCCGCACGCCGGGGCCATGTTCACCCTCGGCGAGACCGCCTCCGGCGCGGTCGTGCTGGCCGCGTTCGGGCAGCTGCTCGACCGGGCCACGCCGCTGGCGGTACGGGCCGAGATCGCGTACCGGAAGCTGGCCCTGGGGCCGGTGCGGGCCACCGCGCGCCTCGACCGGCCGGTCGCCGAGGTGGTCGCGGAACTGGAGTCCGGCCGGCGGCCGGAGTTCCCGGTGCGGGTGGAGATCGCCACCGAGGAGGGCAAGCCGACCGGCGAGATGACCGTGGTCTGGACGCTGCGCCCCAACTGA
- a CDS encoding ABC transporter ATP-binding protein: MTTVALKDVSKVFRDGTLAVDRVNLDVDDGEFMVLLGPSGCGKSTVLRMVAGLEDPTSGAVMLDGELANDLPPRDRKIAMVFQDFALYPHMTVGENIAFPLRLSGMEPEPRGERVTDVASALGIGDVLGRKPSQLSGGQRQRVAMGRAIVRRPGLFLMDEPLSNLDSGLRAELRAEISGLTRELGVTTIYVTHDQAEALTMADRVAIMRKGVLQDVGTPTQVYGRPATLYVAAFLGSPRMNLLEASVYVHLDRYVTLTLGDQALHLPWDDIRSRAVAHYHGERIVVGMRAEALTPVAPDTRGAVLHGRIRYLEHHGHESLAYLDIGATAIVVDEMGTRVDAPTGQRGLRRVGQVMQRLTGRAAAEEEPVPATVTRTSVLNDPGRHHRRPAELAVRLAPYPGVSAGHALAVSVRMDALHFFDERGDRIDVGWR; the protein is encoded by the coding sequence GTGACAACCGTCGCGCTCAAGGATGTCTCGAAGGTGTTCAGGGACGGCACCCTCGCCGTCGACAGGGTCAACCTCGACGTCGACGACGGCGAGTTCATGGTGCTGCTCGGCCCGTCAGGCTGCGGGAAGTCCACGGTGCTGAGGATGGTCGCCGGCTTGGAGGACCCGACGTCGGGCGCGGTGATGCTCGACGGCGAGCTGGCCAACGACCTGCCGCCGCGCGACCGGAAGATCGCCATGGTCTTCCAGGACTTCGCGCTCTACCCGCACATGACCGTCGGCGAGAACATCGCCTTCCCGCTCCGGCTGTCCGGGATGGAACCCGAGCCCCGCGGCGAGCGGGTTACCGACGTGGCCAGCGCGCTCGGCATCGGCGACGTGCTCGGCCGCAAACCCAGCCAGCTCTCCGGCGGGCAGCGCCAGCGGGTCGCGATGGGCCGGGCCATCGTCCGCCGCCCCGGCCTGTTCCTGATGGACGAGCCGCTGTCCAACCTCGACAGCGGGCTCCGGGCGGAGTTGCGCGCCGAGATCTCCGGCCTGACCCGGGAACTGGGCGTCACCACCATCTACGTCACCCACGACCAGGCCGAGGCGCTGACCATGGCCGACCGGGTCGCCATCATGCGCAAGGGCGTCCTCCAGGACGTCGGCACCCCCACCCAGGTGTACGGCCGCCCGGCCACCCTCTACGTGGCCGCGTTCCTCGGCAGCCCGCGGATGAACCTCCTGGAGGCGTCGGTCTACGTCCACCTCGACCGCTACGTGACCCTCACCCTCGGCGACCAGGCGCTTCACCTGCCGTGGGACGACATCCGCAGCCGGGCGGTCGCGCACTACCACGGGGAGCGGATCGTGGTCGGGATGCGGGCCGAGGCGCTCACCCCGGTCGCGCCGGACACCCGGGGCGCCGTACTGCACGGCCGGATCCGCTACCTGGAGCACCACGGGCACGAGTCGCTCGCCTACCTCGACATCGGGGCCACCGCGATCGTCGTGGACGAGATGGGCACCCGGGTCGACGCACCCACCGGCCAGCGCGGCCTGCGTCGCGTCGGGCAGGTCATGCAGCGGCTGACCGGTCGCGCCGCCGCCGAGGAGGAGCCCGTCCCGGCCACCGTCACCCGCACCAGCGTGCTCAACGACCCGGGCCGGCACCACCGCCGCCCCGCCGAGCTCGCGGTACGGCTCGCGCCGTACCCCGGGGTCTCCGCCGGTCATGCCCTGGCCGTCTCCGTACGCATGGACGCGCTGCACTTCTTCGACGAACGCGGTGACCGGATCGACGTCGGCTGGCGCTGA
- a CDS encoding bifunctional glycosyltransferase/CDP-glycerol:glycerophosphate glycerophosphotransferase: protein MTLISFVVPAYRVQGYLRECLDSILDQPVTDIEVIGVDDCSPDDSGDILAEYAARDRRMHAVRLTENVGLGPARNIGLDRATGEYVWFVDGDDWLVPECLAEVVESLRASRPDVLLVDHVRTYWNNTTSPSAMAEVFPEPPGEETFRLRDRPETLRLLHTAWNRPVRRQFLIEEGLRFAPGWYEDVSFSYPVLMAAERIAVLDRVCVNYRQRRAGAITRTRGDRHFEVFHQWHRVFRLMDAWGPAVDDLRPAVFERMIWHYLTVLGNGERIAPELRPAFFARITADHARWLPPGGYPPPAGAEGLKHRLVAAGRWRTFSALRTAYQARDTARRTARGTRRGVAPRARRAARLTRDTLLREYYRAESRRPVDPTLAVYAAYWYRGYADNPAAVFEAASRLAPEVHGVWIVRRDRVHTVPEGVAYVVAGTPAYYRALARARWLVNNVNFPDFVRKRPGTVHVQTHHGTPVKVMGLDQQRYPLGAVGMDFAGLLRRVDRWDYSVSANSFSSQMWERAYPAAYTTLEVGYPRNDRLVTATAEEVLRLRAGLGLGLGEQVVLYAPTHREHLPGYRPPFDPQRLLDALGPAGRLLIRSHYFHDRDRRTRRPGERDRVRDVSDHPRVEDLYLVADVLITDYSSAMFDYAVLDRPIVVYAPDWEAYRLARGVYFDVTAQPPGAVATSFADLLDLFHTGEVDAEAAREARQRFRARFCALDDGHAAERVVRRVFLGEQPEPGASGC, encoded by the coding sequence ATGACCTTGATCAGCTTCGTCGTGCCGGCCTACCGGGTGCAGGGCTACCTGCGCGAATGCCTGGACTCCATCCTCGACCAGCCGGTCACCGACATCGAGGTGATCGGCGTCGACGACTGCTCGCCGGACGACAGCGGCGACATCCTCGCCGAGTACGCGGCCCGCGACCGGCGGATGCACGCCGTCCGGCTGACGGAGAACGTCGGGCTCGGTCCAGCCCGCAACATCGGGCTGGACCGAGCCACCGGCGAGTACGTCTGGTTCGTCGACGGCGACGACTGGCTCGTCCCGGAATGCCTCGCCGAGGTGGTCGAGAGCCTCCGCGCCAGCCGCCCCGACGTGCTCCTGGTCGACCACGTCCGGACGTACTGGAACAACACCACCAGCCCCAGCGCGATGGCGGAGGTGTTCCCGGAGCCGCCCGGCGAGGAGACCTTCCGGCTGCGCGACCGCCCCGAGACGCTGCGGCTGCTGCACACCGCCTGGAACCGCCCGGTCCGCCGGCAGTTCCTGATCGAGGAGGGCCTGCGCTTCGCCCCCGGCTGGTACGAGGACGTCTCGTTCAGTTACCCGGTGCTGATGGCCGCCGAGCGGATCGCCGTGCTGGACCGGGTCTGCGTCAACTACCGGCAGCGCCGCGCCGGGGCGATCACCAGGACCAGGGGCGACCGGCACTTCGAGGTCTTCCACCAGTGGCACCGGGTGTTCCGGCTGATGGACGCCTGGGGGCCGGCGGTCGACGACCTGCGCCCCGCGGTATTCGAGCGGATGATCTGGCACTACCTGACCGTGCTCGGCAACGGGGAGCGGATCGCCCCCGAACTGCGGCCGGCCTTCTTCGCCCGGATCACCGCCGACCACGCGCGCTGGCTGCCCCCCGGCGGCTATCCGCCACCAGCGGGCGCCGAAGGGCTCAAGCACCGGCTGGTGGCTGCCGGCCGCTGGCGTACGTTCAGCGCGCTGCGCACCGCGTACCAGGCGCGCGACACCGCCCGGCGTACCGCCCGCGGCACCCGGCGAGGGGTCGCGCCCCGGGCCCGGCGTGCGGCCCGGCTGACCCGGGACACCCTGCTGCGGGAGTACTACCGGGCCGAGTCGCGCCGGCCGGTCGACCCGACGCTGGCCGTCTACGCGGCCTACTGGTACCGGGGATACGCGGACAACCCGGCGGCCGTCTTCGAGGCGGCCAGCCGGCTGGCGCCGGAGGTCCACGGGGTGTGGATCGTCCGGCGGGACCGGGTGCACACCGTGCCCGAGGGCGTCGCGTACGTGGTCGCCGGAACGCCCGCGTACTACCGGGCGCTGGCCCGGGCACGGTGGCTGGTCAACAACGTCAACTTCCCGGACTTCGTCCGCAAGCGGCCAGGCACCGTGCACGTGCAGACCCACCACGGCACCCCGGTCAAGGTGATGGGGCTCGACCAGCAGCGGTACCCGCTCGGCGCGGTCGGGATGGACTTCGCCGGGCTGCTGCGCCGGGTGGACCGGTGGGACTACAGCGTCAGCGCGAACAGCTTCTCCAGCCAGATGTGGGAGCGTGCCTACCCGGCCGCGTACACCACCCTGGAGGTCGGCTACCCGCGCAACGACCGGCTGGTCACCGCGACCGCCGAGGAGGTGCTCCGGCTGCGCGCCGGGCTCGGCCTCGGCCTCGGCGAACAGGTCGTCCTGTACGCCCCGACGCACCGCGAGCACCTGCCCGGCTACCGGCCGCCGTTCGACCCGCAGCGGCTGCTCGACGCGCTCGGCCCGGCCGGCCGGCTGCTGATCCGCAGCCACTACTTCCACGACCGGGACCGGCGCACCCGCCGCCCGGGGGAGCGGGACCGGGTACGCGACGTCAGCGACCACCCGCGCGTGGAGGACCTCTACCTCGTGGCGGACGTGCTGATCACGGACTACTCCTCGGCGATGTTCGACTACGCCGTGCTCGACCGGCCGATCGTCGTCTACGCCCCGGACTGGGAGGCGTACCGGCTGGCCCGCGGCGTCTACTTCGACGTGACCGCCCAGCCACCGGGCGCGGTGGCCACCAGCTTCGCCGACCTGCTCGACCTGTTCCACACCGGCGAGGTCGACGCGGAGGCGGCGCGCGAGGCCCGGCAGCGGTTCCGGGCCCGGTTCTGCGCGCTCGACGACGGCCACGCCGCCGAGCGGGTGGTCCGCCGGGTCTTCCTCGGCGAGCAGCCGGAGCCGGGCGCGTCCGGCTGCTGA
- a CDS encoding DUF5941 domain-containing protein, with the protein MTLAIVLAADDPAASLPTRSGESLADRLADQLRRAGADEVRHAADLAELAALVDAATHPVLVTGADLVAHTAVLRHLATSPVGPTVALVLTDPPGHGRTAVREERGQVVEAGPPEALDGRATGVFGGALRVGVDDLPALARAARATAGTVPAGPPSAVAPPMPAGPPSVAAVPPSAAGPAVVGPAVDRLFAGLNGLGTLTFAQRVRLLVAHRVSDPVGLAAAEAAVAAVDEDRAELKLSVKERDDFFTTFFVSTWSPYVTKASAKLGLGPTAVTMISVAFAVAAAVLFGVGGRAALVVGAVLLYLGFVLDCVDGQVARYTRHFSAWGGWLDTMADRAKEYVVYAGLGYGATQAGFRYGWALAIAAITLQTVRHMTDTWYGVLHDEAARRPKATVASGGGIGDKLNAASNRVQADTGSVSYWLKRTVVFPIGERWALIAITVALFGPLVSLYAVLAWGVLAFAYTGALRTLRARWMRVPVLDTVDTTLYRDDGPLARLLPVARRPGPLALAVLAALPAAIVLLIALRGGDAAPPPRWTLPLALVGLLLAGGVTGVAHNRPLDWLVPAVLRAGEFLFAIAVGVVGDVPPWLIFGYVFVLTLHHYDLTARLEKRQAAPPLHGGTLGWDGRSVLLALAAIVGFAGIGMATLGTYLLVVFVGSVVLAWVVLPARAARASVGLAGAGGRSPG; encoded by the coding sequence GTGACGCTCGCGATCGTGCTCGCCGCCGACGACCCGGCCGCGAGCCTGCCGACCCGTTCGGGCGAATCCCTCGCCGACCGGCTGGCCGACCAGCTGCGTCGCGCCGGGGCGGACGAGGTCCGCCACGCCGCCGACCTGGCCGAGCTGGCCGCCCTCGTCGACGCGGCTACGCACCCGGTGCTCGTCACCGGCGCCGACCTGGTCGCGCACACCGCCGTCCTGCGGCACCTGGCGACCAGCCCCGTCGGGCCGACGGTCGCGCTGGTGCTGACCGACCCGCCCGGCCACGGACGCACGGCTGTGCGCGAGGAACGCGGCCAGGTGGTCGAGGCCGGGCCGCCGGAGGCGCTCGACGGCAGGGCCACCGGCGTCTTCGGCGGCGCGCTGCGGGTCGGCGTCGACGACCTGCCGGCGCTCGCCCGGGCCGCGCGCGCCACCGCCGGAACGGTGCCCGCCGGGCCCCCGTCGGCCGTGGCGCCGCCGATGCCCGCCGGACCTCCGTCGGTGGCCGCTGTGCCGCCGTCGGCCGCCGGGCCGGCGGTGGTCGGGCCCGCCGTGGACCGGCTCTTCGCCGGCCTCAACGGGCTCGGCACGCTGACCTTCGCCCAGCGGGTACGCCTGCTCGTCGCGCACCGGGTCAGCGATCCGGTGGGGCTGGCCGCCGCGGAGGCGGCGGTGGCCGCCGTCGACGAGGACCGGGCCGAGTTGAAGCTCTCGGTGAAGGAGCGGGACGACTTCTTCACCACCTTCTTCGTCAGCACCTGGTCGCCGTACGTGACGAAGGCGTCGGCGAAGCTCGGGCTCGGCCCGACCGCCGTCACGATGATCTCGGTGGCCTTCGCGGTGGCCGCCGCCGTGCTCTTCGGTGTGGGCGGGCGGGCGGCGCTGGTCGTCGGGGCGGTGCTGCTCTACCTCGGCTTCGTGCTGGACTGCGTGGACGGCCAGGTCGCCCGCTACACCCGGCACTTCAGCGCCTGGGGCGGCTGGCTGGACACCATGGCCGACCGGGCGAAGGAGTACGTGGTCTACGCCGGCCTCGGCTACGGGGCGACCCAGGCCGGATTCCGGTACGGCTGGGCGCTGGCGATCGCCGCGATCACCCTGCAGACCGTCCGGCACATGACGGACACCTGGTACGGCGTGCTGCACGACGAGGCGGCCCGCCGGCCGAAGGCGACGGTTGCCTCCGGCGGTGGCATCGGCGACAAGCTGAACGCCGCCTCCAACCGGGTGCAGGCCGACACGGGTTCGGTGTCGTACTGGCTGAAGCGGACGGTGGTCTTCCCGATCGGGGAGCGGTGGGCGCTGATCGCGATCACCGTGGCACTGTTCGGCCCGCTGGTCAGCCTGTACGCGGTGCTGGCCTGGGGGGTGCTGGCCTTCGCGTACACCGGGGCGCTGCGTACGCTGCGGGCCCGCTGGATGCGGGTGCCGGTGCTGGACACGGTCGACACCACCCTGTACCGCGACGACGGGCCGCTGGCCCGGCTGCTGCCGGTGGCCCGCCGCCCGGGGCCGCTGGCGTTGGCGGTCCTGGCCGCGTTGCCGGCGGCGATCGTGCTGCTCATCGCGCTGCGTGGGGGCGACGCCGCCCCGCCGCCCCGGTGGACGCTGCCGCTCGCCCTGGTGGGGCTGCTGCTCGCCGGCGGCGTGACGGGAGTGGCGCACAACAGGCCGCTGGACTGGCTGGTCCCGGCGGTGCTGCGGGCGGGCGAGTTCCTGTTCGCCATCGCGGTCGGGGTGGTGGGCGACGTGCCGCCGTGGCTGATCTTCGGGTACGTCTTCGTGCTGACCCTGCACCACTACGACCTGACCGCGCGGCTGGAGAAGCGGCAGGCCGCCCCGCCGCTGCACGGCGGCACGCTGGGCTGGGATGGGCGGTCGGTGCTGCTGGCCCTGGCGGCGATCGTCGGTTTTGCGGGTATCGGGATGGCTACACTCGGTACGTACCTTCTCGTGGTTTTCGTGGGGAGTGTCGTCCTCGCCTGGGTCGTCCTGCCCGCCCGCGCCGCGCGGGCGTCGGTGGGCCTGGCCGGCGCGGGAGGTCGCTCGCCGGGCTGA
- a CDS encoding ABC transporter ATP-binding protein, giving the protein MRELFIHRGRRGAADGRFWPLREVSFSVRAGETVGVIGRNGSGKSTLLRLIAGVLIPDEGRIRVRGDVAPLLELSAGFSNDLTGRENLYLVGGLHGLSSGYLRRHFDDIVSFAGEQVERAVDTSVRHYSSGMKVRLGFAIISHLPHPILLMDEVTAVGDEEFRKKCYATIDRLLGEGRTLVLVSHNEKDLTRFCRRGLYLDGGRLSVDGTIAEALHAYHAAVPR; this is encoded by the coding sequence CTGCGGGAACTGTTCATCCACCGGGGGCGGCGTGGTGCGGCCGACGGCCGGTTCTGGCCGCTGCGCGAGGTGTCGTTCTCGGTCCGGGCCGGGGAGACCGTCGGTGTGATCGGCCGCAACGGCTCCGGCAAGAGCACCCTGCTGCGGCTGATCGCCGGCGTACTCATCCCCGACGAGGGCCGGATCCGGGTGCGTGGGGACGTTGCGCCGCTGCTGGAGCTCTCCGCCGGGTTCTCCAACGACCTGACCGGGCGGGAGAACCTCTACCTGGTCGGCGGCCTGCACGGGCTCTCGTCGGGCTACCTGCGGCGGCACTTCGACGACATCGTCTCGTTCGCGGGCGAGCAGGTGGAGCGGGCCGTCGACACGTCGGTGCGGCACTACTCGTCCGGCATGAAGGTCCGGCTCGGCTTCGCCATCATTTCGCACCTGCCGCACCCGATCCTGCTCATGGACGAGGTGACCGCGGTCGGGGACGAGGAGTTCCGCAAGAAGTGTTATGCGACGATCGACCGTCTGCTCGGGGAGGGGCGCACTCTGGTGCTGGTGTCACACAACGAAAAGGATCTGACCCGGTTCTGCCGTCGGGGGCTCTACCTCGACGGGGGCCGGCTGAGCGTCGACGGCACGATCGCCGAGGCGCTGCACGCGTACCACGCCGCGGTTCCGCGGTGA
- a CDS encoding ABC transporter permease: MTSGIAALWSHRTSLRILVRRDLAVKYQQSMLGYLWSLIEPLGMGAIYWFVFGVLYSRDTNRHLGDAADSYPLFLLTGIFAWMWTSSALSEATNALTGQARLITTMNVPRQVFPIGRVTGRFAEYAAGLPILLAIAVGYAAYGRIELGWSLLALPFAVAVQAVLLVGLALLLSAVNVLMRDVERFMRLVIRVLFYATPIIYPLSLVRDADLPGWLKIAYELNPLVGIFQLHHAVWYPDEFPDARLLATTVGVSLLVLAAGWWSFRRLEPAVLKEL, encoded by the coding sequence GTGACCTCTGGCATCGCGGCGTTGTGGTCGCACCGCACCTCGCTGCGCATCCTCGTCCGGCGCGACCTCGCCGTGAAGTACCAGCAGTCCATGCTCGGGTACCTCTGGTCGCTGATCGAGCCCCTCGGCATGGGGGCGATCTACTGGTTCGTCTTCGGGGTCCTCTACTCCCGGGACACCAACCGCCACCTCGGTGACGCGGCCGACTCGTACCCGCTGTTCCTGCTCACCGGGATCTTCGCCTGGATGTGGACCAGTTCGGCGCTGAGCGAGGCGACCAACGCGCTGACCGGCCAGGCCCGGCTGATCACGACGATGAACGTGCCACGACAGGTCTTCCCGATCGGCCGGGTCACCGGCCGTTTCGCCGAGTACGCCGCCGGCCTGCCGATCCTGCTGGCCATCGCCGTCGGCTACGCCGCGTACGGCCGGATCGAGCTGGGCTGGTCGCTGCTGGCCCTGCCGTTCGCGGTGGCGGTGCAGGCCGTCCTGCTGGTCGGGCTGGCACTGCTGCTCTCGGCGGTCAACGTGCTGATGCGCGACGTCGAGCGGTTCATGCGGCTGGTCATCCGGGTGCTCTTCTACGCCACCCCGATCATCTACCCGCTGAGCCTAGTCCGGGACGCCGACCTGCCGGGCTGGCTGAAGATCGCCTACGAGCTGAACCCGCTGGTCGGGATCTTCCAACTGCACCACGCGGTCTGGTATCCGGACGAGTTCCCGGACGCCCGGTTGCTGGCCACCACCGTCGGTGTCAGCCTGTTGGTGCTGGCCGCCGGCTGGTGGTCGTTCCGCCGGCTCGAACCCGCCGTGCTCAAGGAACTGTAG
- a CDS encoding L-serine ammonia-lyase codes for MISVFDLFSVGIGPSSSHTVGPMRAARTFANGLKADGLLTGTVRVQAELFGSLGATGHGHGSDRAVLLGLAGEAPETVDTDTVDARVTRIRAERRLGLLDAHEIDFDPDRDLVLHRRRSLPYHPNGMTFVAYDDRGAELRVRTYYSVGGGFVVDEAAAGADRIKPDATRVRHPFLTGAELLDVTASTGLSISEVMLANELSWRSGGEVRAYLLEIWRVMRECVERGCSRDGVLPGGLKVRRRAAELRRSLETESDDTDPLRVMDWVTLFALAVNEENAAGGRVVTAPTNGAAGIIPAVLHYYTRFVPGASDEGVVRFLLAAGAIGVLFKENASISGAEVGCQGEVGSACSMAAAGLAEALGGTPEQVENAAEIGMEHNLGLTCDPVGGLVQIPCIERNAVASIKAITAARLALRGDGVHHVSLDKVIKTMRETGADMKVKYKETARGGLAVNVIEC; via the coding sequence ATGATCAGCGTTTTCGACCTCTTCAGCGTCGGCATCGGGCCGTCCAGCTCGCACACGGTGGGGCCGATGCGGGCCGCCCGCACCTTCGCCAACGGGCTGAAGGCCGACGGGTTGCTGACCGGCACGGTACGGGTGCAGGCGGAGCTGTTCGGCTCGCTCGGCGCGACCGGGCACGGCCACGGCAGCGACCGGGCGGTGCTGCTCGGGCTGGCCGGCGAGGCCCCGGAGACGGTCGACACCGACACGGTCGACGCGCGGGTCACCCGGATCCGCGCCGAGCGTCGGCTGGGCCTGCTCGACGCCCACGAGATCGACTTCGATCCGGACCGGGACCTGGTCTTGCACCGGCGTCGCTCGTTGCCGTACCACCCCAACGGGATGACCTTCGTCGCGTACGACGACAGAGGCGCGGAGCTGCGGGTACGGACGTACTACTCGGTCGGCGGCGGGTTCGTGGTGGACGAGGCGGCGGCCGGGGCGGACCGGATCAAGCCGGACGCCACGCGGGTGCGGCACCCGTTCCTCACCGGTGCCGAACTGCTCGACGTGACCGCGTCGACGGGACTGTCGATCAGTGAGGTGATGCTCGCCAACGAGCTGTCCTGGCGCAGCGGGGGCGAGGTGCGCGCCTACCTGCTGGAGATCTGGCGGGTGATGCGGGAGTGCGTCGAGCGGGGCTGCTCGCGCGACGGGGTGCTGCCCGGTGGGCTGAAGGTCCGCCGCCGCGCCGCCGAACTGCGCCGCAGCCTGGAGACGGAGTCCGACGACACCGACCCGCTGCGGGTGATGGACTGGGTGACCCTCTTCGCCCTCGCTGTGAACGAGGAGAACGCGGCCGGCGGCCGGGTCGTCACCGCGCCCACCAACGGGGCGGCCGGGATCATCCCGGCGGTGCTGCACTACTACACCCGGTTCGTGCCGGGCGCCTCCGACGAGGGGGTGGTCCGGTTCCTGCTGGCGGCGGGCGCGATCGGCGTGCTGTTCAAGGAGAACGCCTCGATCTCCGGCGCCGAGGTGGGCTGCCAGGGCGAGGTGGGCTCGGCCTGCTCGATGGCCGCCGCCGGGCTGGCCGAGGCGCTGGGCGGCACCCCGGAGCAGGTGGAGAACGCCGCCGAGATCGGCATGGAGCACAACCTCGGGCTGACCTGCGACCCCGTCGGTGGTCTGGTGCAGATCCCCTGCATCGAGCGGAACGCGGTGGCTAGCATCAAGGCGATCACGGCCGCCCGGTTGGCGCTGCGCGGCGACGGGGTGCACCACGTCTCGCTGGACAAGGTCATCAAGACCATGCGCGAGACCGGCGCGGACATGAAGGTCAAATACAAGGAGACGGCGCGCGGCGGACTGGCCGTCAACGTGATCGAGTGCTGA
- a CDS encoding PspC domain-containing protein — MSRKLVRPRQGRMIAGVCAGLAQRFGRSAGFIRLLFLLSLLLPGTQVIVYLVLWVLMPNEDRHAAARY, encoded by the coding sequence ATGAGTCGCAAACTGGTCCGCCCCCGTCAGGGACGCATGATCGCTGGCGTCTGCGCCGGCCTGGCCCAGCGTTTCGGCAGGTCGGCCGGCTTCATCCGGCTGCTGTTCCTGCTGTCGCTGCTGCTGCCCGGCACCCAGGTGATCGTCTATCTGGTCCTCTGGGTGCTGATGCCCAACGAGGACCGCCACGCCGCCGCCCGCTACTGA
- a CDS encoding DUF4230 domain-containing protein: MARDGDINEPTREFPGYPTGEALKDRTAVTPEPEPGAPPPEPGAPPPEPDAPPPEPDAPPSAGGPARGLLWVLGAAAMAVVALLGVQATGLLPDFRNPFTKEQTDRSQPPLLKSIQDLSRYVAAEGNFQVVVDLQNDRRNVPDWLLSQRTLFVGAGSVEAYVDFAKISEGAVVESADGKSVEIKLPAPQLGKTNLDLEKSYVFAEERGLLNRVGELVKGDPNRQQQVYQLAEERITGAARDSGLTQRAEENTRKMLEGLLRSLGYEKVTVTYIAP, translated from the coding sequence ATGGCCCGCGACGGTGACATCAACGAGCCCACCAGGGAGTTTCCCGGCTATCCGACCGGCGAGGCGCTCAAGGACCGGACGGCTGTCACACCCGAGCCGGAGCCGGGTGCGCCACCGCCGGAGCCGGGTGCGCCACCGCCGGAGCCGGATGCGCCACCGCCGGAGCCGGATGCGCCACCGTCGGCAGGCGGGCCCGCGCGCGGCCTGCTCTGGGTGCTCGGTGCGGCGGCGATGGCGGTGGTGGCGCTGCTCGGCGTGCAGGCCACCGGTCTGCTGCCGGACTTCCGCAACCCGTTCACCAAGGAGCAGACCGACCGCAGCCAGCCGCCGCTGCTCAAGTCGATCCAGGACCTCAGCCGCTACGTCGCGGCCGAGGGCAACTTCCAGGTGGTCGTCGATCTCCAGAACGACCGGCGCAACGTGCCCGACTGGCTGCTCAGCCAGCGCACCCTCTTCGTCGGGGCGGGCAGCGTCGAGGCGTACGTCGACTTCGCCAAGATCTCCGAGGGTGCGGTGGTCGAGTCGGCTGACGGCAAGTCGGTGGAGATCAAACTGCCGGCGCCGCAGCTCGGCAAGACCAACCTCGACCTGGAGAAGAGTTACGTCTTCGCCGAGGAGCGTGGGCTGCTCAACCGGGTCGGCGAGCTGGTGAAGGGCGACCCCAACCGCCAGCAGCAGGTCTACCAGCTCGCCGAGGAACGGATCACCGGCGCCGCCCGCGACAGCGGCCTGACCCAGCGGGCCGAGGAGAACACCCGCAAGATGCTGGAGGGCCTGCTCCGCTCCCTCGGCTACGAGAAGGTGACGGTCACGTACATCGCTCCGTGA
- a CDS encoding type II toxin-antitoxin system VapB family antitoxin, whose amino-acid sequence MIFRAVRDGRPYPEHNLTLKQWAEIPPRPLRLDQLITTKRELALDKLLAEDSTFYGDLFPHVVQWNGGLYLEDGLHRALRAALQQRNQIHARVLVLSGPIE is encoded by the coding sequence GTGATCTTCAGAGCGGTTCGGGACGGGCGTCCCTACCCGGAGCACAACCTGACGCTCAAGCAGTGGGCGGAGATTCCGCCGAGGCCGCTGCGCCTGGACCAGTTGATCACCACCAAGCGCGAGTTGGCGCTGGACAAGCTCCTCGCCGAGGACTCCACCTTCTACGGCGACCTCTTTCCGCACGTGGTGCAGTGGAACGGCGGGCTCTACCTGGAGGACGGGTTGCACCGCGCCCTGCGGGCGGCGTTACAGCAGCGCAACCAGATCCACGCCCGGGTGCTCGTCCTCTCGGGGCCGATCGAGTGA